The Methanothrix soehngenii GP6 genome has a window encoding:
- a CDS encoding ABC transporter substrate-binding protein — protein sequence MVTVVDFTGHSVSVDAPIKSIVSLAGGASEIICALDGGASLVGRSTNSDFPPYLATVAEVGKNSYSPDIELILELDPDLVVADTMISDGDKKTLEDAGIPVMEEKFIDPSRTILVMENLGQVLGKEKRAQELVEFIKNYQDKIQNQVADLPEEDVPRVFFEWYGTPYHTVSSSGSYQNFITFAGGLNVAADLGNESNSYPDVSPEWVVQIDPDVILQSEPSTKNYTEDELAQLRDEIMSRPELQSIKAVEDGRVFVMSGKITSGIRAIVGELYLAKWLHPQRFEDVDPDVVHRELIDKFYGLDLEGAYAFPSSSFLEMEIE from the coding sequence ATGGTCACAGTAGTCGATTTTACCGGACACTCTGTGAGCGTGGATGCGCCGATAAAAAGCATCGTCTCTCTCGCAGGAGGAGCTTCAGAGATCATCTGTGCACTGGACGGGGGAGCGAGCCTGGTGGGACGTTCGACCAACTCCGACTTTCCTCCCTATCTGGCCACGGTTGCAGAGGTGGGGAAGAACTCCTATTCGCCTGATATTGAGCTGATATTGGAGCTGGACCCTGATCTGGTAGTTGCCGACACAATGATCTCCGACGGAGATAAGAAGACCCTGGAGGATGCGGGAATACCGGTAATGGAGGAGAAATTCATAGATCCCTCCAGGACGATCCTGGTTATGGAGAACCTGGGCCAGGTTTTAGGAAAAGAAAAGCGAGCTCAAGAGCTCGTAGAATTTATCAAGAATTACCAGGATAAAATCCAGAATCAAGTTGCTGATCTGCCGGAAGAGGACGTGCCAAGAGTCTTCTTCGAGTGGTATGGAACGCCCTATCATACCGTTTCATCCAGCGGTTCTTATCAGAATTTCATAACATTTGCCGGAGGATTGAATGTTGCCGCTGACCTGGGAAATGAATCGAATTCGTATCCTGACGTGAGCCCCGAGTGGGTAGTACAGATCGACCCAGATGTAATCCTTCAGTCGGAGCCCAGCACCAAGAACTACACTGAGGATGAGCTGGCCCAGTTGAGGGATGAGATAATGAGCCGGCCGGAGCTGCAGAGCATAAAGGCGGTAGAAGACGGACGGGTCTTTGTGATGAGCGGCAAGATCACATCGGGAATACGGGCCATAGTTGGTGAGCTTTATCTAGCTAAATGGCTTCATCCACAACGGTTCGAAGATGTGGACCCTGATGTTGTGCACCGGGAGCTCATAGATAAGTTCTATGGTCTTGATCTAGAGGGGGCTTACGCCTTTCCCTCATCTTCCTTTCTAGAGATGGAGATCGAATGA
- a CDS encoding ABC transporter substrate-binding protein gives MVKDIILLASLILSISLGCCQVHPASTADNDRSVMISDGMGKKVEVPLCPDRIVCVNSAAAELICALGCSDRIVAVTSACTMPPVLLEKEVLGRSALSLEAEPIIALKPDLVVEGVPPLKEDVRQQLDEAGIPVLQYWALHVDRILPMIDDFGVQGHGHIPAVFVRDLLFFLC, from the coding sequence TTGGTAAAAGACATCATTCTCCTAGCATCGCTGATCTTGTCAATCTCTCTTGGCTGCTGCCAGGTTCATCCGGCAAGTACGGCGGATAATGATAGGTCGGTGATGATCTCTGATGGGATGGGAAAGAAGGTCGAGGTTCCGCTGTGCCCGGATAGAATTGTCTGCGTGAATTCAGCTGCAGCAGAGTTGATATGCGCCCTTGGTTGTTCGGACCGCATAGTAGCTGTTACCTCTGCATGCACAATGCCTCCTGTTCTCCTGGAAAAGGAGGTCTTAGGCAGGTCGGCCCTGAGCCTGGAGGCTGAGCCTATCATCGCCCTAAAGCCTGATCTGGTAGTAGAAGGAGTGCCTCCACTAAAAGAGGATGTGAGACAGCAGCTGGATGAGGCAGGCATTCCCGTCCTTCAGTACTGGGCTTTGCATGTGGATAGGATACTGCCGATGATCGACGACTTTGGGGTCCAGGGGCACGGCCACATTCCGGCCGTCTTCGTCCGTGACCTTCTCTTCTTCCTCTGCTAA
- a CDS encoding FecCD family ABC transporter permease, whose product MERSHAAIALPEMDLKEEYARFLKRKFLVLVAALLGIVALAGVAVTLGSAHITPFQVYSCILARFFPDYFQTTDFLDTIVWKLRLHRVILAIFAGMGLAIAGAAMQGILKNPLASPFTLGIASAASFGASLAIILGAGFIGGEYLIVGNAFIFTIMASLAVYGLAKYRGISPETMVLAGIAIMYLFSAMTSFLQYVGHAEQVHEVVFWMMGSLGRSSWDKVGIIALVTVLCSLILMRLSWDINTLGAGDETAKSLGVNVELVRVSGMMLAALITASVICFTGTIGFIGLVAPHITRMVVSGDHRFLLPASGLFGALLLLGADTVARTIMAPVILPVGIMTAFMGVPFFLYLFMKRRKAFW is encoded by the coding sequence ATGGAGAGATCTCATGCTGCCATAGCCTTGCCGGAAATGGATCTTAAGGAGGAGTACGCTAGATTCCTGAAACGCAAATTCCTGGTCTTGGTCGCTGCGCTGCTGGGAATAGTGGCTCTGGCAGGAGTCGCAGTGACGCTTGGCTCGGCCCATATAACACCGTTTCAGGTTTACTCCTGCATACTGGCCAGGTTCTTTCCTGACTACTTTCAAACCACAGACTTCTTGGATACCATCGTCTGGAAGCTGAGGCTGCACCGGGTGATCTTGGCCATTTTTGCAGGGATGGGGCTGGCCATTGCAGGAGCAGCCATGCAGGGCATTCTCAAAAATCCTCTGGCCAGTCCTTTTACTCTGGGAATCGCTTCTGCTGCTTCCTTTGGGGCATCGCTGGCGATAATTCTCGGAGCAGGTTTCATCGGCGGCGAGTATCTGATCGTCGGCAATGCCTTCATCTTCACCATAATGGCCTCTTTAGCGGTCTACGGCCTGGCCAAGTACCGTGGGATCAGCCCGGAGACCATGGTCCTAGCTGGCATCGCCATCATGTACCTCTTCAGCGCCATGACCTCATTTCTGCAGTATGTGGGCCATGCAGAGCAGGTTCACGAGGTGGTCTTCTGGATGATGGGCAGCCTCGGTCGCTCCTCCTGGGACAAGGTGGGCATAATCGCCCTGGTGACGGTGCTCTGCTCGTTGATTTTGATGCGGCTCTCCTGGGACATCAACACCCTGGGAGCCGGAGACGAGACCGCCAAGAGCCTGGGGGTCAACGTAGAGCTGGTAAGGGTCTCGGGAATGATGCTGGCCGCTCTGATCACCGCCAGCGTGATCTGCTTTACCGGCACCATCGGCTTCATCGGCCTGGTGGCTCCTCATATTACCAGGATGGTTGTGTCGGGAGATCACAGGTTCCTGCTTCCGGCATCAGGGCTTTTCGGTGCCCTGCTGCTATTGGGTGCGGACACGGTGGCCAGGACCATCATGGCTCCGGTCATTTTGCCGGTGGGGATCATGACCGCCTTTATGGGAGTGCCATTCTTTCTGTATCTGTTCATGAAAAGGAGGAAGGCCTTTTGGTAA
- a CDS encoding lamin tail domain-containing protein produces MLLLVNLAGADVLINEMLANPATDWNDNGQVGGMDDEFIELYNSGNESVDVSGYSLKDKVFRSTPTEYSIPNGTVIGPGEFLVIFVSESGVYQGNEGDAIMLYDPTGDLVDEKEYDAATEDVSFARIPDGGEWRNSTAPSPGKPNQEAAS; encoded by the coding sequence ATGCTCCTGCTGGTAAACCTGGCTGGTGCTGATGTGCTGATCAATGAGATGCTGGCCAATCCAGCCACGGATTGGAACGACAACGGACAGGTTGGGGGAATGGATGATGAATTCATAGAGCTTTACAATTCCGGAAACGAGTCCGTGGATGTCAGCGGATACTCTCTTAAAGATAAGGTATTCCGGTCGACGCCCACAGAGTACTCGATTCCCAATGGGACTGTGATAGGCCCTGGAGAATTCCTGGTCATATTCGTCTCTGAGAGCGGCGTATATCAGGGAAATGAGGGTGACGCTATAATGCTGTATGATCCCACTGGAGACCTGGTGGACGAAAAAGAGTATGATGCCGCAACAGAGGATGTCTCTTTTGCCCGGATCCCGGATGGAGGGGAATGGCGCAACAGCACCGCTCCATCGCCTGGCAAGCCAAACCAAGAGGCAGCTTCCTAG
- a CDS encoding sirohydrochlorin cobaltochelatase: MRKIALGLAALIAVAFVVPSYGAMDRPAKEDPAILLVVFGTSYPEAQAAYENIERVYREEFPQAEVRIAFTSDYIRRKLLDRDNVTIDNPLTALAHLNDEGYTDVVVQSLHVIPGEEFHDLANIVESVRGIEGKFGFRNLVLGEPLLMNFVDYRNVSRALASQFEQNTTGTERTPHSSPRDAGQMAVIYMGHGTEHSANSAYSQMANILAEDHENVFLGTVEGYPGYDEVLARLNESGVKKARLIPFMVVAGDHALNDLTGNESESWKSMLEKEGGFEIDYNLLGMGENDGIVEIFVGHTKEAFAKFNN; this comes from the coding sequence ATGAGAAAGATAGCATTAGGACTGGCGGCATTGATCGCCGTGGCGTTTGTGGTTCCTTCATACGGGGCCATGGACAGGCCTGCCAAGGAAGATCCGGCCATACTTCTGGTGGTATTCGGCACCAGCTATCCTGAGGCCCAGGCAGCCTACGAGAACATAGAGAGAGTCTATCGGGAGGAATTTCCCCAGGCGGAGGTAAGGATCGCTTTCACCTCAGACTATATCCGGAGAAAGCTGCTGGATAGGGATAATGTCACCATAGATAACCCTCTCACCGCCCTTGCTCATCTCAACGATGAAGGTTATACTGATGTTGTAGTCCAGTCGCTGCATGTGATACCTGGCGAGGAGTTCCACGACCTGGCCAACATCGTAGAGAGCGTAAGGGGGATTGAGGGAAAGTTCGGCTTTCGGAATCTGGTCCTTGGCGAGCCCCTGCTCATGAATTTCGTGGATTATCGCAACGTCTCCAGAGCTCTTGCCAGCCAGTTTGAGCAGAATACCACTGGAACGGAGAGAACTCCTCATTCCAGCCCCAGAGATGCCGGGCAGATGGCAGTGATCTATATGGGGCATGGAACCGAGCATTCGGCAAACAGCGCCTACTCCCAGATGGCCAACATACTGGCAGAGGATCACGAGAACGTCTTCCTGGGCACAGTGGAGGGATATCCGGGCTACGATGAGGTGCTGGCCCGCCTGAATGAATCGGGCGTGAAGAAAGCGAGATTGATCCCCTTCATGGTCGTGGCAGGAGATCATGCTTTAAACGATCTCACCGGCAATGAGTCCGAATCCTGGAAGAGCATGCTGGAGAAGGAAGGAGGATTCGAGATCGACTACAATCTCTTGGGAATGGGTGAGAACGACGGCATAGTCGAGATATTCGTTGGGCATACCAAGGAAGCCTTTGCCAAATTTAATAATTAA
- a CDS encoding DUF5320 domain-containing protein codes for MPWGDCTGPWWMGSRGNRAAGYYNPWCRRAAGFGMGYGRGYGYIPAEPFRQTTPEEERDYLEAVVRNLEEELKAVRAQIERLQSKP; via the coding sequence ATGCCATGGGGAGATTGTACGGGGCCCTGGTGGATGGGCTCTCGTGGGAATAGAGCAGCAGGATATTACAATCCCTGGTGTCGCCGGGCAGCCGGTTTCGGCATGGGCTATGGTAGGGGTTATGGATACATCCCAGCAGAGCCTTTTCGCCAGACCACCCCGGAGGAAGAGAGAGACTATCTGGAGGCAGTAGTTAGGAATCTGGAGGAAGAGCTCAAAGCGGTTCGTGCTCAGATCGAGAGATTGCAGTCCAAGCCTTAG
- a CDS encoding DUF134 domain-containing protein, with product MSPCRGRRRGRRWISEVPQVRSFLPEGCPRVEAVSITLEELEAVRLVDLLDLDQEEAAFYMGISRKAFWNDLMNARRKIAAALVYGMGLRIEGGSFALRGEEASTTADSQEHHTEMALMEREIALLGSRLEHLSSRVASLKGEEMADSGPASKPRSVSKEADQ from the coding sequence ATGTCTCCCTGTCGAGGAAGAAGAAGGGGCCGGCGCTGGATATCAGAGGTCCCTCAGGTAAGGAGCTTTTTGCCTGAGGGCTGCCCCAGAGTGGAGGCCGTATCCATAACCTTAGAGGAGCTGGAAGCGGTGCGACTGGTGGACCTCCTGGACCTGGACCAGGAGGAAGCAGCATTCTACATGGGAATATCCAGGAAAGCCTTCTGGAATGACCTGATGAACGCCAGAAGGAAGATAGCTGCGGCCCTGGTCTACGGCATGGGCCTGAGAATTGAAGGAGGCAGCTTTGCCCTGCGAGGAGAGGAGGCATCAACGACCGCAGACTCCCAGGAACACCACACGGAGATGGCGCTGATGGAAAGGGAGATCGCCCTCCTTGGGTCGAGGCTGGAACACCTCAGCAGCAGAGTGGCCTCCCTGAAGGGCGAAGAGATGGCCGATTCTGGGCCAGCGTCGAAGCCGAGATCGGTCTCGAAAGAGGCCGATCAATGA
- a CDS encoding Mrp/NBP35 family ATP-binding protein codes for MNPSPSNKNSNDSCDGVCSSCAEKEKCDDPKAQQNKINDRLSRIGYKIAIASGKGGVGKSTVTVNLAAALRSLGYKVGILDGDITGPDIPKLLGIEDQKLVAGPSGLEPADAGGIKAISMALLLKSRDSPVVWRGPMKMAALKQFIEEVNWGELDFLLVDLPPGTSDEPISIAQLIPGLDGAIVVTTPQEVALLDSRKAVNMFLMMNVPMLGIVENMSGLICPHCGQRIEVFKTGGGEEAARELGVPFLGAIPLDTEIGSLGDMGKTFANSKTAAAKAFEEIVKSILDRLEAQQAK; via the coding sequence ATGAATCCATCCCCCTCAAATAAAAACAGCAATGATAGCTGTGACGGCGTTTGCAGCTCATGCGCCGAGAAAGAAAAGTGCGATGACCCAAAAGCCCAGCAAAATAAGATCAATGACCGACTGAGCAGGATCGGGTACAAGATCGCGATTGCCAGCGGAAAAGGCGGCGTGGGCAAGAGCACAGTTACTGTGAACCTGGCTGCCGCCCTAAGAAGCCTGGGCTATAAGGTGGGAATCCTTGACGGCGATATCACCGGCCCGGATATACCCAAGCTCCTGGGAATCGAAGACCAGAAGCTAGTGGCCGGCCCGTCAGGCCTTGAGCCTGCGGATGCCGGGGGCATCAAGGCCATCTCCATGGCCCTGCTCCTGAAGAGCCGGGACTCGCCCGTGGTCTGGCGGGGCCCCATGAAGATGGCGGCCTTAAAGCAGTTCATAGAAGAGGTCAACTGGGGAGAGCTGGACTTCCTTTTGGTGGACCTGCCCCCAGGAACCAGCGATGAGCCCATTAGCATTGCCCAGCTCATTCCGGGTCTTGACGGGGCGATCGTCGTCACCACCCCGCAAGAGGTAGCGCTCCTGGATTCTCGCAAAGCAGTCAACATGTTCCTGATGATGAATGTGCCCATGCTGGGCATTGTGGAGAACATGAGCGGATTGATCTGCCCCCACTGCGGCCAGAGAATTGAGGTATTCAAGACGGGTGGAGGGGAAGAGGCAGCCAGGGAGTTGGGTGTGCCATTCCTGGGAGCCATCCCCCTGGACACGGAGATTGGAAGCCTGGGAGATATGGGAAAGACCTTCGCCAACAGCAAGACAGCTGCCGCCAAGGCATTCGAGGAGATCGTAAAGTCTATTCTGGACCGTCTGGAAGCCCAGCAAGCGAAGTGA
- the tnpA gene encoding IS200/IS605 family transposase, whose amino-acid sequence MNKQGHWIRARGCVYNVYYHFVWSTKYRRKVLIGSIAEDLHWLHELIAKQKGITLINQEIMPDHVHLFVTAHPIFAPANIAKIFKGITAKKLFEKHPELRDQLWDGHLWNPSYYVGTCGDATKDVIERYVEMQKVK is encoded by the coding sequence ATGAATAAACAAGGGCATTGGATACGCGCAAGAGGATGCGTCTATAATGTGTATTACCACTTCGTATGGTCAACAAAGTATCGAAGGAAGGTTCTTATTGGCTCAATCGCCGAAGACCTTCATTGGTTGCATGAATTGATAGCAAAGCAGAAGGGTATTACATTGATCAATCAGGAGATTATGCCCGATCACGTTCACCTCTTTGTGACGGCTCATCCTATATTTGCTCCTGCCAACATTGCCAAGATCTTCAAAGGCATTACGGCAAAGAAGCTCTTTGAAAAGCATCCTGAACTAAGAGATCAGCTTTGGGATGGACATCTCTGGAATCCGTCTTATTATGTTGGCACCTGTGGAGATGCGACCAAAGATGTAATAGAACGCTATGTAGAGATGCAAAAGGTGAAGTGA